In a single window of the Novosphingobium sp. IK01 genome:
- the cbiB gene encoding adenosylcobinamide-phosphate synthase CbiB: MADPRIALVALGLDALIGWPAPLYRVVGHPVGLFARLITACERGWNRATWDFGWRRAAGVVTVLLLLTLSIGASMALQTLLPETGRWVLLGLAAWPALALRSLYQHVVPVARALEAQDLPAARRAVGMIVGRDVAALDEAGVARAAIESLAESFCDGVAAPLFWLVVGGLPGAWAYKAINTADSLIGHREPRWRAFGWAAARLDDALNLIPARMAGPLLCLAGHGGWATLWCDCRRHASPNAGWTEAAMAGALGLKLAGPVAYDGLSHDKPWIGTGRAQANAADLRRALALYVRACLLLAGLVAALVAALTFGERPWLP; encoded by the coding sequence ATAGCTGATCCGCGCATTGCTCTGGTGGCGCTGGGCCTCGATGCGCTGATCGGCTGGCCCGCGCCGCTCTATCGTGTGGTGGGCCATCCTGTCGGCCTGTTCGCGCGCCTGATCACGGCCTGCGAGCGGGGCTGGAACCGTGCGACCTGGGACTTTGGCTGGCGCCGCGCGGCGGGGGTCGTCACGGTCCTGTTGTTGCTGACCCTCAGCATCGGGGCAAGCATGGCCTTGCAAACCCTTTTGCCCGAAACAGGGCGCTGGGTGCTGCTGGGGCTGGCGGCATGGCCCGCGCTCGCGCTGCGCAGCCTCTACCAGCATGTCGTGCCCGTCGCCCGCGCGCTCGAAGCGCAAGACCTGCCCGCCGCGCGCCGGGCGGTGGGCATGATCGTCGGGCGCGATGTCGCCGCGCTCGACGAAGCGGGCGTGGCGCGTGCAGCCATCGAGAGCCTCGCCGAAAGCTTCTGCGACGGCGTGGCCGCGCCGCTGTTCTGGCTGGTCGTGGGCGGGCTTCCCGGCGCCTGGGCCTACAAGGCGATCAACACCGCCGACAGCCTGATCGGCCACCGCGAACCGCGCTGGCGCGCCTTCGGCTGGGCCGCCGCGCGGCTTGACGATGCGCTCAACCTGATCCCGGCGCGGATGGCCGGGCCGCTGCTCTGCCTCGCCGGGCATGGTGGCTGGGCCACGCTGTGGTGCGATTGCCGCCGCCATGCCTCGCCCAATGCGGGCTGGACCGAGGCCGCGATGGCGGGTGCGCTGGGCCTCAAGCTGGCAGGCCCCGTCGCCTATGATGGCCTGTCCCACGACAAGCCGTGGATCGGAACGGGCCGCGCGCAGGCGAACGCGGCAGACCTTCGCCGCGCGCTGGCTCTTTATGTCCGCGCCTGCCTGCTGCTGGCGGGGCTGGTCGCTGCTCTGGTCGCGGCCCTCACTTTTGGAGAACGACCATGGTTGCCGTGA